A window of Macrotis lagotis isolate mMagLag1 chromosome 1, bilby.v1.9.chrom.fasta, whole genome shotgun sequence genomic DNA:
TCTATCATTTATGtaatacaaatataatttgaGTTGTATAAAATTATTAACATAGCTCTTTTATAAGAATAATTTACCAAACAATGCTGCAATATTTCAGGCATTGATGATTCTATCAGTATGGATATTACTTTCACCTACACATACTACTATCCATCTGTGGTTCAATATTTATTGTCTTTGaaagatatgaacaaaaaaaTGCATCATTTCATAACCAATTTCCTACGTAAAGATATAGAATTGGACCATACATTAAAAGTCAACTAACTAAATTTCCTTAAAAAAGGATATTGGCAAGCTGTAGCAATTTTAGGAAACAAGATGGTGAGGCTGTTAAAGACAAGGCagaatgaaaattatttgaaggaaatgtggattgttttccttcattccaAAGAATTAAGCAGATTGAAGACTGATACTATACTACAAATAGACTACTCTTATTTGTGACACCTTTTGGTCAAACGATTTTTCTTCTATGCTTGTTCTCTAAATCTCTAACAGATGCTCTaggattttaatgaaataaatcatGATTTGCCTAATATCCCACTAGAACAATTACATCTGGACTCTCAAATACATTCTTCAGGTTATGGGATCAGATCAAGTCTCAGAGCAAGGATTGTGTCAGAAATGCAGTCAGACTTGTGAAACAGTAAGACCTTAGCAGAAAACTGATACTTTGCCTTAGTGGATAATGTTATTCAATGTCATGAATTTTCCTGTTCTGTGAatctatctctctttctatctctatctctatctctgtatgtttctctctttctctatcacaCACAACCCCGTGCCCATCTACATCCCTCCACCCAAACATAATGACACACATCACAATGCTACTTTGTAGGTAGCAAGGTAGGTGGTAGAGTGTATAGAgtcctgaccttggagtcagaaggtcagaagttcaaatgcagtcttagacttttttgtttatttttgcaaggcaatggggttaagtgatttgcccacagtcacatagctaggcaattattgtgtcagatttgaactcaggtcctcctgactccagtgtcagtgctctatccactgtgccacctagctgtatcCAGTCTTAGACAGTAGacacattagctatgtgaccttaggaaagtcacttaatcctgattgcttggcatccaggtccatctccaattgtcctgattcatatctggtcactgaacccagatggttctggaggaaaaagtaaggctgATAATTTAGCAAAGTATCCCCTgattcaaacccaattcatgtgcttgtcatggcatcatttcctgatgtcatggccttcttctaaCATGTAGAACAAATATCATCAGCCCCTTACAATAACAAGAATCTCTAACAGATTAATTTCTCTTAAATATTACCAGATAATAGAATTTCTTCAGAAGGCATAAGCTTATTTAACATTCAATATGTTTAAAATCTTAATCATACATGGGCAAAATATTGGTCAACATAGTTACCTATTAGCAAgctgaaataaatttttatactttatagGGGGTTGTTTCCTCTAGAGGCATCCTTCCACACTGTTGCagggatatattaaaaaaaaaaaagaaatctaatctCCCAGGCAACAGCCAAAGGactattcatttcttaaaaacaaatacctttaataaattaattctttATACAGGTATACAATTGTGTTACTTCATAAGcctataaatcatttttttattttctatttatacagtttcagagaaaaaatgataattttctatTGGAAAGATCTCATCAGTATATCATTGGTTTTTCACATCATGCCATCATAATTTCTAATAAAAGTCAAAAGATAACAGTATGAGATAGGGATTCAGAAGTAATATAGTTTCATTGAGAGCTAAATCAGGAATTCCTTTTCAGGAACTGTGGCATTTTGTTACTCTGTCTTTTCTTGAAGACATCAAAATGATGGAAAATTTATTTACTACTATCTTTGTAGCTATCCAATTAAATTTTGGGATAGTTCCAGTTGTTAAGGAAAAATTTCCCCCTCACCTCCTTTGGAGTGAGGGAAAATAatccccatttccttcaactaACATTATGCCTTGTTTTCAGTAGCTTCACTGTCCTGTTTCTCCTCTGCCCTAAAGTTGCTATAGTTTGTCAATATCCTTCTTTAAATGTTCTGTTCAGAACAGTGCTGATGTGGTCCACTTCGGGAAGAGGTTAGAATAATTTTCACATCCCTTTGTTAGTTTTCTTCATCCTCCATACCTTCATCTTTCCCCAATTATCCTCATTCATTCTCTTGAAAGGAAAACCTGGAAACAAATTCAACTGTCCTCCTTATTTCTTCCTATGCTGTTTGAGTTTGAATTTGTATCTTATACTTCTCATTGTTGGTCTATTCTAATAGATTCTGTGCTCTAAGTAAGAATCCTACTTGCAACATCAGAATGGCCATCTTGGGAAAGATCCAAATCTATGATGatgatttcctttctctctgtatTCTTGCAAGCTTAGTCTCTGTCCTTTCGTTAAAAACAAATTCACTCTGTCTGtggatttttctcttcaattctgGAAGAGAATACTTCTTTAACCTTTGACTGCTAAGTGAATAAAAATCACTCTTTGAGGAGATATTCTTTTAACTTAAAGATTTTGgcagtatatacatacatacatatatatatatatatatatatatatatatatatagttataactATATTATATGGGCTTGGGAGCAAATCTCTGACAATTTTTTATTTCTACACAATTTGAGAAGGAAAGTAGTAGTTTGTACTACTTGCAGCCTAAACTAACTTGGGGAAAAAATGTCTttataagaaatgggaaaaggcaGCCTCCTCACATGCTATAGGTGTATGGTACATGAAATTGCAACAATGATTTAATCCTCTTCAACATCCCTGCCATCCTCAGGAAGTACATAATTTGATACACCGTGACTTCTCAGCTAATATTTGTATTCTTAAATTCATCATCTTTTGGGGAATCTTCAGAAACAGGATTACAGTGAAATTGAAGACTTAGAGGGAAATGGCAGTAAataatgcagtagatagaatgctgggcttgaagccaggaagaattATCTTTCTGAATTCTTATCTGGACTCAGATAGTTAAtatctatgtgatcctggtcaagctacttaactctgttttccttagttccctcatttgtaaaatgatctgtaaaagaaaatggcaaacctctccagtatttttgcaagaaaatcccaaatgacaCCACAAAAAGTCAGGTAAGATTAGATTGGCTTTAGATGATTGGGAAAAGTGTTCTACAACATAAGCCAATATTAAATGCATTCATTATATGGATCAttatatcctgaaaaaaaatcaatttttggaTTAATTCAGATAATAAAATGAGAGGCAGTTGAAGTTAGAAAGTAAGCAGAGATAGTACAGCTGTATTAGTATTCCATTCTAATGGTTAAAGATAAATTACATGCAGATGAAACTCTTCAGGATTGGAAAACTTATATGTGGCCTGGCAGTTATGTCATTCTTAGCTCTATAATATTTAGTAACCCATAAAATACTATGCAATATTACTTGATCTGATCATTATGATTTCTCCAAGATagtcatcaaaataaaagaaaagaaagaaaaaagaactataatAGAGAAAGATAATACAAAAAGTCTTTAAGAGAAATgttcaggggcagctgggtgacacagtggatagagcattggccctggagtcaggaggacctgagttcaataactgactatctgtgtgaccttgggcaaacaacttaaacctattgtcttaaataaataaaaaaaatttaaaagaggaatgtgaatgacaaagaaaaagaggaatgtgaatgacaaagaaaaagaggaatgtgaatgacaaagaaaaatacttGATCTCACAAACATAACATAATATCCAGAACAATGTCTAACTTCATCacagatatttcttttcttcaccaGAACATTCTCCTCTCCATGAATTTCTTCATTGCAATTTTAACATCCTTGTTCCTCAGGCTGTAGATCAGGGGGTTCAACATAGGTACAATGATTGAGTAAAAAACTGAGGACACTTTCCCTTGTTCCATGGAACTGACTGAAGAGGGTTGTAGATACATGAATGCACCAGAACCAAAGAAGAAACCAACTGCTGCCATGTGAGAGCTGCAGGTACTGAAAGCCTTGGACCTCCCTTCACTGGAATGGATGCGGAGAATGCTGGCAATAATAAAGATGTAAGAACTAACAATGGTCAGACTTGGGGTGAGGATATTAAATGCACTGAGGCAAATAACCATCACTTCATTGACAAAAGTGTTGGAGCAGGAGAGCTCTAGGAGGGGGTTGAGATCACAGAAATAATGGTTGATTACATTGTCTTTACAGAAGATAACTCTAAGCATGCAGCCTGTGTGAGCTGTGGCACCAACTAAGCCTATCATGTACACCCCACCTACCAGCCAAATGCAGACCTGATGGGACATGATGACATTATAAAGTAGCGGGCTACAAATTGCAATATAACGGTCATATGCCATAGCTGCTAACATGTGACACTCAGCAATtacaaaaatgaggaagaaatagagCTGAGTCATGCACTCATTGTAGGAGATAATATTCTTCTCTGACACAAAATTCACCAACATTTTGGGGATGATTACAGTAGAATGACAAAGATCAATGAAAGACAGGCTGCTGAGTAAATAGTACATTGGAGTGTGGAGATGAGGAGTCATGCCAATTAATGTTATCATTCCCAAATTTCCCACCATGGTAACCACATAGATGCTCAAAAATAGTAATAAGAGTGGAATCTGCAGCACTGGCCAATCTGTCAGTCCTGCAAGGATAAACTCAGTCACTGTGGAATTTTTTTCTGTGTCCATTCTCTGGGTTCTGTAGGGATGGAACAAAGCAGCACATTAGAAAAAGTTCTTAAGAATTTTCTCACCCAGAAGAGTTGCATACAGAATAGAAGACTGACTCCATGACTCTTTAGGTTCTTTTGCATGTCCTGGTGCCACTGGGTATGCAGTTCCAACAGGCATATTCCAAGAGGCACAGAACATTTAAACTCATCTAAAGGAATAAGCTTTGCTCTGCTCTGTTTTTAGTCAATTAAGCCAGTGATGACTGTTTGGGGAGCAGAGAGTCCAGTATCAAGTAAAATAGAGGGATAGAGATTCAGAACAAAGAGTAATTGCCAATTCTTCCTGATAATCTCTGACCTATCCTTGTTCTTTTCCAAGGCCTGTTCATGTCTCTAAAATCAACTGAGATTTTACTGGCTTTCATTTGGGGCTAGATTCACTAGGGTCCCAAGATTCCTATATTGtttaagaaattaaagtaacaatttacAAACAGCTGTTCAATGATGGCTTGAAGTCACACTTAAAATAGAACTGTGGTCCTCTCTCCAATGAGAGATTCTTGGGAGATGGAAAGAATGGCTCCTCCTTGACAACCATTGGCTTTACACTTTTTCTCATTGCACTGTGACTCTTCATCAGGAGCTATTGAAGACAATATAGGATGGGGAGCTCATGTTTCCCAGGGTCCTAGGAAGCCATGACTATGGATTTGGAAAGATGACAGATTGATCATATGCTCACCATTCAATCTTCTTACACATAGATTCTTCACTAACAATGTCCTAGAGGGAAAATAACTGTGATATATTCAATGGTAGAAAAACTTAGAATGATCCCTGGTGCTCCACTTAATGCTAAGCATGATCCAGTCTATGAATCTCCTATTCTAAGCTACCTTATTACAATTTCTGATTCTGGCTTTTTTCTCGAGGGGAGAAAATGCCGCCCATTAATTATACCAGAGATGTGAATTTATGTGAAATGAATGTTATCTCCTGGGAACAAGGAGTCTTGAGACCTGCTTAGAAATAGTGACAAGACAGGAAAATTCTTACCTCACCTGGGATTTTAGTTCTTCTGGAAAGAATCCATTGGTAGTTTCTCTCCTATTAGAAGCTAATAAGACGTTGATTTAGTCTGGTTTTTAAATGAAGGGTGAAAGTGAATTTTAGAAGTCTGGGATGAATTCCTAAcaagctttaaaagtcaaataaattatcattgattactttcatttatttttagtttgattATAGAATTAAACTCCTTTTTCGTGAGGAAAAAAACTAGATCTAACAGCTAAGCCAGGTTTACAGAAGCTCTTAAGTCTAAGTTACCTATAGATTTAGTGAATCCATAGGTTGATAAGACTTTAATCATTTAGTAGGAGATaatttagaagaataaaataatcatgtctcttttaagaaaaaacaacTAAGTTTTCCTTTTTAGCAGAAGGGAAGGATGACTAAAGGTCAAGTTTCCTTTGCTAGCAGAAAGAGGGCCTGACCAAAGGCTAAATTCCTGTTTTTGTCAACTGTAAGAAGTTCTAGAGATTAATATCCGCTTTTCTTCTTTGGTGCATAAGCTCCCCTTTTCTCTTGAGTTAAAGTCTAAGTTGAATAACAGAATCTTCTAAGGAAGATGTTGAGGAGTAGGAGGAATTATGAATGATTGCTATCTATGGACTATAAGGAACTTAAAAGTTCCAGTAACTTTCTGGATACAAAAGGCACCAGCTGAACAGAAAGGGTATGGGGATAGGATTAAGAAAACTTGGGTGATGCTACCAAATTAGGTTACTTTTCTTGTCCAATTAACTATGTTTAAAACCACTTTctgaatcaagagaacattattgtgagatgaacaactttgatggaagcagctcctctcagcagtccagagagctaggacaactgtatttgactggttatgaactatattatccccatccagaggaagaaaaacaaaacaaaacacacacacacacacacacacacacacacacacacacacgtgcacaaaCAGACACTCCTtccaaaatctgatgaacacctaataaaaattatctcttctgtatctgtttcccttaatcctaactcctcataccaAAAGTTACTAacttgtaaacatatttatcaaaatatatatgtggggcagctaggtggttcagtggatagagcactggccctggagtcaggaggacctgagttcaaatctggcctcagacacttgataattacctagctgtgtggccttgggcaagccacttaaccccattgcccttgcaaaaaactaaaaactaaaatatatatatatatatatatgtatatatatatatatacatatatatatatatacatatatatatacatatatatgtacaaaggCTAACCTGAATGTTCactgctaaggggagggggggtggaaagggagggtggaaggaaattttgtaacttaaaactatacatgtgcatatggatgaaaataagtaaataaatttaaaaatttaaatttaaacaaatacatttaaattttaaaaaatttaaaacaattaccTATAATTACCTAAAAATGGTTTCTGGCACtttcaaaaattccttttttttttgttacaaacaTCAGCCCTCTAAATCACCCAGCATTTCTGATCTCTGAGGAACTCCAAATTGAATTACAGATGAATTGGTAGCTTTTCCTGagttttcttattatttcagCTAATGAATTTTAACCACTcattcttaaatatttaatttttggcAAATTTTCAAGACATTGTATAGAAGATATGTTTGAGGGGGACTCAAACACCTTTATTTCACTTTTGTTGCTAGGTGGGAGTGGGGAACATGTTGAAGGGAATGTAATTATCAGAAATGATCATTATAGTGTTCTTTATGACTTTAATTT
This region includes:
- the LOC141488027 gene encoding olfactory receptor 8G1-like yields the protein MDTEKNSTVTEFILAGLTDWPVLQIPLLLLFLSIYVVTMVGNLGMITLIGMTPHLHTPMYYLLSSLSFIDLCHSTVIIPKMLVNFVSEKNIISYNECMTQLYFFLIFVIAECHMLAAMAYDRYIAICSPLLYNVIMSHQVCIWLVGGVYMIGLVGATAHTGCMLRVIFCKDNVINHYFCDLNPLLELSCSNTFVNEVMVICLSAFNILTPSLTIVSSYIFIIASILRIHSSEGRSKAFSTCSSHMAAVGFFFGSGAFMYLQPSSVSSMEQGKVSSVFYSIIVPMLNPLIYSLRNKDVKIAMKKFMERRMFW